The following proteins come from a genomic window of Sander vitreus isolate 19-12246 chromosome 14, sanVit1, whole genome shotgun sequence:
- the maco1a gene encoding macoilin-1, whose translation MKRRNADCSKLRRPLKRNRITEGIYSSTFLYLKFLVVWVLVLLADFVLEFRFEYLWPFWLFIRSVYDSFRYQGLAFSVFFVCVAFTSDIICLLFIPVQWLFFAASTYVWVQYVWHTERGVCLPTVSLWILFVYIEAAIRFKDLKNFHVDLCRPFAAHCIGYPVVTLGFGFKSYVSYKMRLRKQKEVQKENEFYMQLLLQALPPEQQMLQRQEREAEEAALAKGISEVEPAVIAQNGAPPGKKSTSVPLPELEYREKGKDSTVKEREGKKQNTIGINNNSIIHTLDSKLQETEYIENYVGAKRLNNDLAGENTHADANTNTHSASKEEIGGTGKNYKNGSGGGGNISNSSPRNHSSSNGSVPPGPSSNKNEKKQKGAGRGQKDPVENCIPNNQLSKPDALVRLEQDVKRLKADLQANRQLESELRSQLSSLSSQDRSLRSELGQLRQDNELLQNKLHSAVQAKQKDKQTISHLEKRLKAEQEARALAEKQLADERKRKKMEEATAARAVALAAATRVESTDSLRGRIRELETECKKLSMDMKLKEEQIRDLEGKCQELRKYKENEKDTEVLMSALSAMQEKTQHLENSLSAETRIKLDLFSALGDAKRQLEIAQGQIHQREQEIAELKQKIAEVMAVMPSLSYSSDSSNLSPVTPHYSSKFMDNSPSSLDPNASVYQPLKK comes from the exons ATGAAGCGGCGCAATGCGGACTGCAGCAAACTCCGACGGCCGTTAAAACGGAACCGAATCACAGAGGGTATATATAGCAG TACCTTCCTGTACCTCAAGTTCCTGGTAGTGTGGGTTTTAGTTCTGCTCGCCGACTTTGTGCTAGAGTTCAGGTTCGAGTACCTGTGGCCTTTCTGGCTTTTCATTCGAAGTGTCTACGACTCCTTCAGATATCAGGGGCTG GCGTTCTCTGTGTTCTTTGTATGTGTGGCGTTCACGTCAGACATCATctgcctcctcttcatccctgtCCAATGGCTGTTTTTCGCTGCCAGCACCTACGTATGGGTCCAGTATGTCTGGCACACAG AAAGAGGAGTCTGTCTACCCACTGTATCGCTGTGGATCCTGTTTGTGTACATCGAAGCGGCCATACGGTTCAAAGATCTGAAGAACTTTCACGTAGACCTGTGTCGACCCTTTGCTGCTCACTG TATCGGCTATCCAGTGGTGACTCTGGGCTTCGGCTTTAAGAGCTACGTTAGCTACAAGATGCGACTGAGGAAACAGAAGGAAGTGCAGAAGGAGAACGAATTCTACATGCAGCTCCTACTGCAGGCTTTACCGCCAGAGCAACAGATGCTGCagagacaggagagggaggcagaggagg CTGCTTTAGCCAAAGGGATCTCTGAGGTAGAACCCGCAGTTATAGCCCAAAACGGAGCACCTCCTGGAAAGAAAAGCACGTCAGTCCCGCTACCGGAACTGGAGTACCGGGAAAAAGGGAAGGACAGTACTGTTAAAGAGCGCGagggcaaaaaacaaaacacaatcgGAATCAATAACAACAGTATTATACACACACTGGACTCCAAACTACAGGAGACAGAGTACATAGAGAACTACGTCGGCGCAAAGAGACTGAATAACGACCTGGCAGGAGAGAACACACACGCCGACgccaacaccaacacacactccGCTTCTAAAGAGGAAATTGGGGGGACAGGGAAGAACTACAAAAATGGCAGCGGAGGTGGGGGTAACATTTCCAACTCGTCTCCACGGAATCACAGTTCTTCAAATGGCAGCGTGCCGCCAGGTCCCTCAAGCAATAAGAATGAGAAGAAGCAGAAGGGGGCAGGGAGGGGGCAGAAGGACCCAGTGGAGAACTGCATCCCCAACAACCAGCTGAGCAAGCCGGACGCTCTCGTACG GCTGGAGCAGGATGTAAAGCGACTGAAGGCAGACCTTCAGGCCAACAGGCAGTTGGAGTCGGAGCTGCGGAGTCAGCTTTCCTCTCTGAGCAGCCAGGACCGCAGCCTACGCTCTGAACTGGGCCAGCTCCGCCAGGACAACGAGCTGCTACAGAACAA GCTCCACAGTGCCGTCCAGGCCAAGCAGAAGGATAAGCAGACCATCTCCCATCTGGAGAAGAGGCTAAAGGCCGAGCAGGAGGCTCGCGCTCTGGCTGAGAAACAGCTGGCCGacgagaggaagaggaagaagatggAGGAGGCCACTGCTGCCAGAGCCGTGGCATTAGCTGCTGCCACCAG AGTGGAGTCGACGGACTCTCTGCGTGGTCGCATCAGAGAGCTGGAGACGGAGTGTAAGAAGCTCAGCATGGACATGAAACTTAAGGAGGAGCAGATTAGGGATCTAGAGGGCAAGTGTCAG GAGCTGCGGAAGTATAAAGAGAATGAGAAGGACACGGAGGTGTTGATGTCAGCGCTGTCGGCCATGCAGGAGAAGACCCAGCACCTGGAGAACAGCCTGAGTGCTGAGACCAGGATCAAACTGGACCTCTTCTCTGCACTGGGGGATGCCAAGAGGCAGCTTGAGATAGCACAAG GCCAGATCCACCAGAGGGAGCAGGAGATCGCCGAGCTGAAGCAGAAGATAGCCGAGGTGATGGCAGTGATGCCCAGCCTGTCCTACTCATCAGACAGCAGCAACCTCAGCCCCGTCACCCCGCACTACTCCTCCAAGTTCATGGACAATAGTCCCTCCTCCCTGGACCCCAACGCCTCAGTCTACCAGCCCCTCAAAAAGTGA
- the srfbp1 gene encoding serum response factor-binding protein 1 gives MDKVEETVPSAEEKEKEEEEEEEIEEEEKEGKDDAGGDKEEEDGDDEEQEGRDETEKKEEAVPQASATVEKTIPLPAQPPKKEKKQNEGLNLNNEVVRMRKEVKRVRALVIRKLTRQMSALKKKKGTEVEIERNQRRAARLLDEIHAMKVLSPDLVTKTALQKNLNFEQVCKNPKSTISDRATARIATHPQFNKKIEDIKAAVQAFKAERMNGGKQRGKDNMQNKAGKGTPQSPDKKGEGKSEKEEDISGKEKEIVDHEEGDGILKDTKAATVAEPEKETVKASPPAEDADGPRKAVPESKNVRPALLKSSEGKDSVKNKPQSKGAERKPDLMSAPEVLEKKRAEEESDVESSEDEEKEYFDDSTEERFNKQSSQSEESDDDGGFFVGKVSKYKKKKKQKSVEEEKADKGREVKSSDQVRSELDELESRLKPKATSLQSVFCSSLSKPGGGRGAGRGRGGGRFSGRGTPRGGSGQNRDLSKQSKFQKQEKGAERNSESKYSKPRPEGRHPGSSEKGFPSVGRGRGRGRGDGARQNDRRGGGVFSQQAPQQALHPSWEASKKRKEQQGQILAFQGKKIKFDDDD, from the exons ATGGATAAGGTAGAGGAAACGGTGCCATCTGCtgaggaaaaagagaaggaggaggaggaagaagaagagatcgaggaagaggagaaagaaggaaaagatgACGCTGGAGGTGATAAGGAAGAAGAAGATGGGGATGATGAAGAACAGGAAGGCAGAGATGAAacggaaaagaaagaagaagccGTGCCACAGGCCTCGGCTACAGTTGAGAAAACCATTCCACTGCCTGCTCAACCCcccaaaaaagagaaaaagcagaATGAGGGCCTGAACCTCAATAATGAGGTGGTGAGGATGAGGAAGGAGGTGAAGAGGGTGAGGGCTTTGGTCATCCGGAAGCTGACGCGACAGATGAGTGccctgaagaagaagaaagggacGGAGGTGGAAATAGAGAGGAATCAGAGGAGAGCGGCCAGACTGCTGGACGAGATCCACGCCATGAAGGTCCTCTCACCAGACCTG GTGACCAAGACAGCCTTGCAAAAGAATCTCAACTTTGAACAGGTGTGTAAAAACCCCAAGTCGACTATTTCCGACCGGGCCACAGCGCGGATCGCCACCCACCCTCAGTTCAACAAGAAGATTGAGGACATCAAAGCTGCCGTGCAGGCCTTCAAAGCGGAGCGGATGAATGGCGGGAAGCAGCGAGGGAAGGACAACATGCAAAATAAAGCTGGGAAGGGGACTCCGCAGTCACCAGACAaaaagggagagggaaagagtgAGAAAGAGGAGGACATTTCAGGTAAAGAAAAGGAAATCGTAGACCACGAGGAAGGAGATGGTATTCTTAAAGACACTAAAGCTGCAACCGTTGCTGAACCTGAGAAGGAAACGGTAAAAGCAAGTCCTCCAGCTGAGGATGCTGACGGTCCACGGAAAGCAGTGCCAGAGTCTAAGAATGTAAGACCAGCGTTGTTGAAAAGTAGCGAAGGAAAGGACAGTGTCAAAAACAAACCTCAAAGTAAAGGTGCAGAAAGGAAACCTGATCTTATGTCGGCACCTGAGGTGCTTGAGAAAAAGAGGGCTGAGGAAGAGAGTGATGTAGAGTCCTCggaggatgaagagaaagagtaCTTTGATGACAGCACAGAGGAACGTTTCAACAAGCAGTCCTCCCAGTCTGAGGAGAGCGACGACGACGGTGGCTTTTTTGTTGGGAAAGTGAGCAaatacaagaagaagaagaagcagaaaagTGTAGAGGAGGAGAAGGCCGACAAGGGGCGAGAAGTGAAAAGTTCAGACCAGGTCCGGAGTGAACTGGACGAGCTGGAGTCCCGGCTGAAGCCCAAAGCGACCTCGCTTCAGTCCGTTTTCTGTTCGTCCCTCTCTAAACCTGGTGGGGGCAGAGGCGCAGGCAGAGGGCGAGGTGGAGGTAGATTTAGTGGCCGAGGGACACCAAGAGGCGGGAGTGGCCAAAATAGAGATTTGAGTAAACAATCCAAGTTCCAAAAGCAAGAGAAAGGAGCAGAAAGGAATTCAGAGTCAAAGTACAGCAAGCCCCGCCCAGAGGGCCGACATCCTGGGTCGTCGGAGAAGGGCTTTCCCTCTGTCGGCAGAGGGAGGGGGCGAGGCAGAGGTGACGGTGCAAGGCAAAATGATCGCAGGGGTGGGGGTGTCTTTTCCCAGCAGGCACCACAGCAGGCGCTGCATCCGTCCTGGGAGGCCAGTAAGAAAAGGAAGGAGCAGCAAGGACAAATCCTGGCTTTCCAGGGAAAGAAGATCAAGTTTGACGATGATGACTga